Proteins found in one Pelmatolapia mariae isolate MD_Pm_ZW linkage group LG7, Pm_UMD_F_2, whole genome shotgun sequence genomic segment:
- the psme3ip1 gene encoding PSME3-interacting protein has protein sequence MAGAEGAGVDLSRKFVSEAELDERRKKRQEEWEKIRKPDDPEEVPEEEYDPRSLFERLQEQKDKKQEEYEEQFKFKNMVRGLDEDESSFLDEVSRQQCLVEKQRRDEEKKELLEYRSALVKQASAESRREPEKKVAPKGVEHRTSHLSQAHLLVGAVKRRNSSQSDSSKKQKVEITTTTATTGNGEKHTEEGGGAGAKDQQTVPGVTAKPPSAALSSGQGMLHLPSAAVCVGVLPGLCVYSGSSDSDSSSDSEGSVDAIMSPYPRHNRAYR, from the exons ATGGCAGGAGCAGAAGGAGCAGGTGTCGACCTCAGCAGGAAGTTTGTGTCTGAAGCAGAGCTTGAtgagaggaggaaaaagagaCAGGAGGAATGGGAGAAAATCAGAAAACCTGACGACCCAGAGG AGGTCCCAGAGGAGGAGTATGACCCACGCTCCCTCTTTGAGCGGCTGCAGGAACAGAAAGACAAGAAACAAGAAGAATATGAGGAGCAGTTTAAATTCA AGAACATGGTGAGGGGATTGGACGAGGATGAGAGCAGTTTCTTGGACGAGGTCTCCCGGCAACAGTGTCTGGTGGAGAAACAACGCAGGGACGAGGAGAAAAAGGAGCTGTTGGAATACAGA AGCGCTCTAGTGAAGCAAGCATCTGCAGAGAGCCGCAGAGAGCCTGAAAAGAAGGTGGCACCTAAAGGGGTGGAGCACAGGACCAGCCACCTGTCACAGGCCCATTTATTAGTTGGAGCTGTAAAGAGACGCAA TTCCTCACAATCAGACAGCAGTAAGAAACAGAAAGTGGAAATCACGACAACAACAGCAACGACAGgaaatggagaaaaacacacag AAGAGGGGGGCGGAGCAGGAGCCAAAGATCAACAGACAGTCCCTGGCGTCACTGCAAAGCCGCCCTCAGCCGCCTTGAGCTCCGGCCAAGGCATGCTACACTTGCCGTCAGCGGCCGTGTGTGTCGGTGTTTTACCAGGACTCTGCGTTTATTCTGGCAGCAGCGACTCTGACAGCAGCTCGGACAGCGAAGGTAGCGTGGACGCAATTATGTCGCCGTACCCACGGCACAACAGGGCCTACAGATAG